A genome region from Manihot esculenta cultivar AM560-2 chromosome 5, M.esculenta_v8, whole genome shotgun sequence includes the following:
- the LOC110615834 gene encoding putative methylesterase 14, chloroplastic — protein MGNSFICMSKKDAKDNHGSRSKRLGRSQRKLLAEEEFLHRQALSMALHQHQLSQRFDGSMSRRIGSTSSRRRNLSDPFSNGKQVPDFLENIKLKKFILIHGEGFGAWCWYKTISLLEEAGLLPTAIDLVGSGINLTDTNSVTTLADYSKPLLDYLENVPEDEKVILVGHSTGGACVSYALEHFPHKVSKAIFICATMVSDGQRPFDVFAEELGSAERFMQQSEFLIYGNGKDNPPTGFMFEKQQLKGLYFNQSPTKDVALAMVCMRPIPLGPIMEKLSLSSEKYGNSRRFFIQTLDDHALSPDVQEKLVRENPPEGVFKIKGSDHCPFFSKPQSLHKILLEIAQIP, from the exons ATGGGGAACAGTTTTATTTGTATGAGTAAAAAGGATGCCAAAGATAATCATGGATCGAGAAGCAAGAGATTGGGTAGGTCCCAGAGAAAATTGTTGGCAGAGGAAGAGTTCCTCCACAGGCAAGCTCTCTCTATGGCACTTCATCAGCACCAATTATCTCAGAGATTTGATGGATCCATGTCCAGGAGGATTGGCTCCACCAGCTCTCGAAGACGAAATctctctgatcctttctctaatggAAAACAG GTGCCAGATTTTCTGGAAAATATCAAGCTAAAAAAGTTCATTCTGATACATGGAGAAGGGTTTGGAGCTTGGTGTTGGTATAAAACAATTTCCCTGTTGGAAGAAGCTGGATTGCTTCCCACTGCCATAGATCTTGTAGGATCTGGCATTAATCTGACAGATACAAACAGCGTCACAACATTGGCAGACTACTCAAAACCTTTGCTAGATTATTTGGAAAACGTTCCTGAGGATGAAAAG GTTATTTTGGTTGGTCATAGCACTGGAGGTGCTTGTGTCTCTTATGCACTGGAGCATTTTCCGCATAAGGTCTCAAAAGCTATTTTCATCTGTGCTACAATGGTGTCTGATGGTCAGAGGCCTTTTGATGTGTTTGCTGAAGAG CTTGGATCTGCTGAACGTTTCATGCAACAATCAGAGTTTTTGATATATGGGAATGGTAAAGACAACCCTCCGACAGGATTTATGTTTGAGAAACAGCAGCTGAAAGGTTTATATTTCAATCAATCACCAACAAAG GATGTTGCGCTGGCCATGGTTTGTATGAGACCTATCCCATTGGGTCCTATAATGGAAAAGCTGTCATTGTCCTCTGAGAAATATGGAAATAGTAGGCGATTCTTCATTCAGACATTGGATGATCATGCACTTTCACCGGATGTCCAAGAAAAGCTAGTGAGGGAAAATCCACCAGAAGGAGTCTTCAAGATTAAAGGAAGTGATCACTGTCCGTTCTTTTCAAAACCGCAATCCCTCCACAAAATATTGCTGGAAATTGCTCAGATTCCATAA
- the LOC110615763 gene encoding immune-associated nucleotide-binding protein 9: MGGSVIDDDWELTSPSTGVRTIVLVGRTGNGKSATGNSILGRKAFKSRASSSGVTSTCELQRTVVADGQIINVIDTPGLFDFSAESEFVGKEIVKCINMAKDGIHAVLVVFSVRTRFSQEEEAALRSLQTLFGSKIFDYMIVVFTGGDELEDNDETLDDYLGRECPQPLKEILTLCKNRLVLFDNKTKDEFKRTEQVQQLLSLVNVVLVQNGGQPYTDELFAELQGAMKLRDQQEEVDSFIGYSKREILQLKKQMHRSYEEQLKRITEMVESKLKETTIRLEQQLAKEQAARLKAEEIAQMAQMKSNDEIRQLRENLERAQKETEELRKQAGNRCTIL, from the exons ATGGGTGGAAGTGTAATAGATGATGACTGGGAACTTACTTCACCATCCACTGGGGTTCGCACTATAGTCTTAGTTGGGCGTACAGGTAATGGCAAAAGTGCGACAGGCAACAGTATTCTTGGAAGGAAGGCCTTCAAATCAAGGGCTAGCTCATCTGGTGTTACCAGTACTTGTGAATTGCAGAGAACTGTGGTTGCAGATGGTCAAATTATCAACGTCATTGACACTCCTG GACTGTTTGATTTTTCTGCTGAATCTGAATTTGTTGGCAAAGAAATTGTCAAATGTATTAATATGGCCAAGGATGGGATCCATGCTGTCCTTGTAGTATTCTCAGTTAGGACCCGATTTtcacaagaagaagaagctgcacTTCGCAGCTTACAAACTTTGTTTGGAAGCAAGATATTTGACTACATGATTGTAGTATTTACCGGAGGAGATGAACTTGAAGATAATGATGAGACCTTGGATGATTATCTAGGTCGTGAATGTCCTCAGCCTTTAAAG GAAATTCTCACCCTCTGCAAGAATCGACTAGTGCTTTTTGATAACAAAACTAAAGATGAATTTAAGAGAACTGAACAGGTTCAGCAGCTTCTTTCCCTTGTAAATGTGGTCTTAGTTCAAAATGGGGGCCAACCATACACAGATGAGTTATTTGCTGAATTG caaggggctATGAAACTCCGTGATCAACAAGAAGAGGTTGATTCTTTCATAGGTTATTCTAAACGAGAAATATTGCAGCTGAAGAAGCAGATGCATAGGTCATATGAAGAACAACTGAAACGAATAACTGAGATG GTTGAGTCAAAGCTTAAGGAGACAACAATTAGGCTTGAGCAGCAGTTGGCAAAAGAGCAAGCTGCCCGACTAAAAGCAGAAGAGATTGCTCAAATGGCTCAGATGAAATCAAATGACGAAATCCGCCAGCTTAGAGAGAATTTAGAAAGAGCTCAAAAGGAGACTGAGGAACTTCGTAAGCAGGCTGGAAATCGATGCACCATCCTGTGA